ACAGGCCATTTTTAGCGCAGAACGAGGCACGATATAGCAAAAGCTATGGGCGAGCCGGGGGAATGGAAAGGGATTACCGCAGTTAGTAACAATGTGCCGTACAAACCAGCCAGCGGGCTCGGTAAACCGGTTTACCATTGAAGGTTCTGGACCCAAAGCCATCAAATTACTTTTCTGGAAACAATGCCCCTACTATTTTATTAAAAATTTCGGTGTTCTTGTACATACCGCGAAAACTATTTGACTGAGGCCCATAGGCAAAAAGGGGCACTGGTATCCCTGTATGATCGACCGTAAGAAAATCTGCCTGCACGGTACCACTCGCCATATCACCACCCACAATGCCAAGACCGGATGTTTCATGATCTGCGGTTACTATTACCAATGTATTTTTGGAAGCATCGGCAAAACGTAGGGCCTCGGCAACGGCAAGATCAAAATCAAGCATTTCCCGAATGATCTTTCCAATATTGTTTTCATGGCCCCCGCTGTCTATTTGAGCACCCTCAATCATCAAAAAAAAGGGTTCTTTCCTTTTATCCAAAACCTCCAGGGCCTTTTTTACATTTTTAAATAGATCACCTTTTCTTCCTTCTTTCAAAGCAGGTGTTTTATGTTCATCCAAATATATGGCGGTAGGCTGTTCAAAATCGTGAAGTTGTTCCAGTACCTGGGTCTTAAATTTCTTTTGGATCGTGGTTTCTTGGGATTGTCCCCCAGCAATAAAAAAATCAAGTTCGCTATTGCCTAAATCCCTTAAAATTCCCTGGCTATCGTCCCGCTCGGTTCTATGCGCATAGAAAGCGGCTGGTGTGGCCCCATAGATCTTATCGGTCGTTATAATGGCAGTATTGAAACCCTTCCCGCCGGTAAGCTCAACCAAACTTTGCAGTCTTCCGCCATTGGGGTCAACACCAATGGCCCGATTGTCCGTTTTTGAACCTGTGGCCATTGCCGTTGCACCTGCGGCTGAATCCGTGATGAGATCGTCATAGGCCGCAGTTGTCACCAAGCCAATATCCCTAATCCCCGTCACGGTAAGTTCGCCATGATTGGCAATCAAGGATGCGGCTATTTGGGCGAGGCCGTTCCCATCGCCTATCATAAGTATCACATTTTTGGGCTTCGCTTTTTTTGGGATACCATACTCCGGCAAATAGGTCGCTATTGGTGTTTTTTGTCGGTACGTATTACCATCCATTTGGTTTAGAAAGGGCACAGCGCGTTCCGGTCTATCCGTATTGATATAGTCCACTCCCAGTTGGGCCAAGCGGGCCCAGGCCGTTTTAGTATCCGATGTTGCCCAAAACCTAAAGGGTTTATTGAAACCATGGACTTTTTTAACGATTCGCTTTACTGCTTCCCATTCAGATTCCACCAGACGTCCATAACCATTCCAAACTGAATACCTTCCAAAGTCAAGACTGATGAGTGCTACTTTTTCCAAGGGTATTACATCGAGGTTACTCAAATCCTGATGATCGAACAGGACAAAACCAGGGTATTTTCCATAATCGTCCGGTTTGGGTCGATTACCGGAAACCACAAAACGAATTTTATCACTGTCCAGGAGAGTGGGATACTTCTCTAGGACCTCGATCAATTTGTCCAAGGTGGTATACGCTTCGGACTTTATATCCACAAGCAACTGTAATTCCCTTAGTTCATTGGATGTTGCCAAGGCCTCCAGTTTATCCAAATAAAGTTTCTCCAAGGTTTTTGTTGAAACTATTTCGTGTTCTTCGTGTGCCACGTAAAGGGATGCCCCCTTTAAAAAAATATCCACTTCAATGGAAGCGGCCCCATTGACATAGG
The sequence above is a segment of the Muricauda sp. SCSIO 64092 genome. Coding sequences within it:
- a CDS encoding alkaline phosphatase, which gives rise to MGKRNGPNSNTGTMKPFAILFFVLSLCTYAQPTAKQEKTTYKVHSHNDYQQEFPFWNAYVNGAASIEVDIFLKGASLYVAHEEHEIVSTKTLEKLYLDKLEALATSNELRELQLLVDIKSEAYTTLDKLIEVLEKYPTLLDSDKIRFVVSGNRPKPDDYGKYPGFVLFDHQDLSNLDVIPLEKVALISLDFGRYSVWNGYGRLVESEWEAVKRIVKKVHGFNKPFRFWATSDTKTAWARLAQLGVDYINTDRPERAVPFLNQMDGNTYRQKTPIATYLPEYGIPKKAKPKNVILMIGDGNGLAQIAASLIANHGELTVTGIRDIGLVTTAAYDDLITDSAAGATAMATGSKTDNRAIGVDPNGGRLQSLVELTGGKGFNTAIITTDKIYGATPAAFYAHRTERDDSQGILRDLGNSELDFFIAGGQSQETTIQKKFKTQVLEQLHDFEQPTAIYLDEHKTPALKEGRKGDLFKNVKKALEVLDKRKEPFFLMIEGAQIDSGGHENNIGKIIREMLDFDLAVAEALRFADASKNTLVIVTADHETSGLGIVGGDMASGTVQADFLTVDHTGIPVPLFAYGPQSNSFRGMYKNTEIFNKIVGALFPEK